The Mannheimia granulomatis sequence GCACCAATCGCCATTTTACTTGGGCGACAAAACCAATTCCAAAATCTTTTTAACATTGCTTACTCCTTATTTACCTTGCGATTGACGTGCAGAATCAAATTTATTTTGAACGATTGGATTCACATCTGTTTGTTGCACGTGGCACTGTAAACAGAAATAACGGCTTGGTGATTCGCTACCATGCATCTTACCATTACGATCAGTAAAATGACTTGGCGGTAAAGGAGTTGCGCCTGTGGTTTTAGATGGCTCAGAGGCATGGCAACCTAAACAATGGTTCACATTTTTACTCACTTGTAAGCCACGAATGCTGTGCGGAACCAACGGCGGTTGGAATGGAAAAGTAGTCGGAATATTCCCAACATTTTTTTGTGGATTATGAAATCCCGGAGCCACACTTTCAGTT is a genomic window containing:
- a CDS encoding nitrate reductase cytochrome c-type subunit, with product MRKYLALILVAMSGFAIAESPKLSGGIDGTTESVAPGFHNPQKNVGNIPTTFPFQPPLVPHSIRGLQVSKNVNHCLGCHASEPSKTTGATPLPPSHFTDRNGKMHGSESPSRYFCLQCHVQQTDVNPIVQNKFDSARQSQGK